A single region of the Lycium barbarum isolate Lr01 chromosome 2, ASM1917538v2, whole genome shotgun sequence genome encodes:
- the LOC132626297 gene encoding uncharacterized protein LOC132626297 isoform X2 yields the protein MRVCQLCFHSGLGNMFIPSYAGNMVTSSFKPFFRDAWGTYKAIPYDVRMLIWDQFKTKCTWQPRYENEIYTIFEKKVTLRIKEHLYNARDLNKKPEWLRGDVWAKYLVYWDTPEFKKKSEKAKKARSSQKGGSLHTGGSMSFMGHRRRLRKLNGGETVPLFEVFEETHKKKKGDGTREGWVEPHAKETYEGFQKGLEDWRQTQPALEDGTSVRPSPTDMTSIWTHVAGGPSKGRVYGLGVLRSSSRRSPFLSNAPTSQNMEEMEVMHREIAELKKKCETSDAKLAKIEKFMMKHMPQMSDDDEETESDDN from the exons ATGCGAGTGTGCCAACTATGTTTTCACAGTGGTTTAGGGAATAT GTTCATTCCCTCATATGCCGGGAATATGGTTACATCATCATTTAAACCATTTTTCCGTGATGCTTGGGGTACATACAAGGCCATTCCGTACGATGTCAGAATGCTAATATGGGATCAGTTTAAG ACAAAGTGTACATGGCAGCCTCGTTATGAAAATGAAATCTATACCATTTTCGAAAAGAAGGTAACTTTGCGGATTAAAGAACACCTATATAATGCCAGAGATCTCAATAAGAAGCCTGAATGGTTGCGGGGTGATGTGTGGGCTAAATATTTGGTGTATTGGGACACTCCTGAATTTAAGAAGAAGAGTGAAAAAGCAAAGAAAGCCCGATCCTCTCAAAAGGGTGGCTCGTTGCACACCGGAGGTTCCATGAGTTTCATGGGCCACCGACGAAGACTG CGAAAGTTAAATGGGGGAGAGACTGTGCCTCTTTTTGAGGTTTTCGAGGAGACACATAAGAAGAAGAAGGGGGACGGTACAAGAGAAGGATGGGTCGAGCCACATGCTAAGGAGACATAT gaaGGCTTTCAAAAAGGTTTGGAAGATTGGCGTCAGACCCAGCCTGCTTTAGAGGATGGTACCTCAGTCCGACCATCGCCCACGGATATGACTTCAATATGGACACATGTGGCAGGTGGTCCAAGCAAAGGTAGAGTCTACGGGCTTGGAGTTCTGCGTTCCTCGTCTAGGCGTTCGCCGTTCTTGTCCAATGCTCCTACTTCGCAAAATATGGAAGAAATGGAAGTGATGCACAGGGAAATTGCAGAGCTGAAGAAAAAGTGTGAAACTTCTGATGCTAAGCTTGCTAAAATTGAGAAGTTTATGATGAAGCACATGCCGCAAATGTCTGATGACGACGAAGAGACCGAATCTGATGACAATTAG
- the LOC132626297 gene encoding uncharacterized protein LOC132626297 isoform X3: MFIPSYAGNMVTSSFKPFFRDAWGTYKAIPYDVRMLIWDQFKTKCTWQPRYENEIYTIFEKKVTLRIKEHLYNARDLNKKPEWLRGDVWAKYLVYWDTPEFKKKSEKAKKARSSQKGGSLHTGGSMSFMGHRRRLRKLNGGETVPLFEVFEETHKKKKGDGTREGWVEPHAKETYEGFQKGLEDWRQTQPALEDGTSVRPSPTDMTSIWTHVAGGPSKGRVYGLGVLRSSSRRSPFLSNAPTSQNMEEMEVMHREIAELKKKCETSDAKLAKIEKFMMKHMPQMSDDDEETESDDN, from the exons AT GTTCATTCCCTCATATGCCGGGAATATGGTTACATCATCATTTAAACCATTTTTCCGTGATGCTTGGGGTACATACAAGGCCATTCCGTACGATGTCAGAATGCTAATATGGGATCAGTTTAAG ACAAAGTGTACATGGCAGCCTCGTTATGAAAATGAAATCTATACCATTTTCGAAAAGAAGGTAACTTTGCGGATTAAAGAACACCTATATAATGCCAGAGATCTCAATAAGAAGCCTGAATGGTTGCGGGGTGATGTGTGGGCTAAATATTTGGTGTATTGGGACACTCCTGAATTTAAGAAGAAGAGTGAAAAAGCAAAGAAAGCCCGATCCTCTCAAAAGGGTGGCTCGTTGCACACCGGAGGTTCCATGAGTTTCATGGGCCACCGACGAAGACTG CGAAAGTTAAATGGGGGAGAGACTGTGCCTCTTTTTGAGGTTTTCGAGGAGACACATAAGAAGAAGAAGGGGGACGGTACAAGAGAAGGATGGGTCGAGCCACATGCTAAGGAGACATAT gaaGGCTTTCAAAAAGGTTTGGAAGATTGGCGTCAGACCCAGCCTGCTTTAGAGGATGGTACCTCAGTCCGACCATCGCCCACGGATATGACTTCAATATGGACACATGTGGCAGGTGGTCCAAGCAAAGGTAGAGTCTACGGGCTTGGAGTTCTGCGTTCCTCGTCTAGGCGTTCGCCGTTCTTGTCCAATGCTCCTACTTCGCAAAATATGGAAGAAATGGAAGTGATGCACAGGGAAATTGCAGAGCTGAAGAAAAAGTGTGAAACTTCTGATGCTAAGCTTGCTAAAATTGAGAAGTTTATGATGAAGCACATGCCGCAAATGTCTGATGACGACGAAGAGACCGAATCTGATGACAATTAG
- the LOC132626297 gene encoding uncharacterized protein LOC132626297 isoform X1 — protein sequence MFHTEEWSKGKKTNNSGVWVKGDGDVDYYAVLQEILELEYPVGWPKKKLVLFQCKWFIPSYAGNMVTSSFKPFFRDAWGTYKAIPYDVRMLIWDQFKTKCTWQPRYENEIYTIFEKKVTLRIKEHLYNARDLNKKPEWLRGDVWAKYLVYWDTPEFKKKSEKAKKARSSQKGGSLHTGGSMSFMGHRRRLRKLNGGETVPLFEVFEETHKKKKGDGTREGWVEPHAKETYEGFQKGLEDWRQTQPALEDGTSVRPSPTDMTSIWTHVAGGPSKGRVYGLGVLRSSSRRSPFLSNAPTSQNMEEMEVMHREIAELKKKCETSDAKLAKIEKFMMKHMPQMSDDDEETESDDN from the exons ATGTTTCATACGGAAGAGTGGTCTAAGGGCAAGAAAACCAATAACAGTGGGGTGTGGGTGAAAGGTGATGGTGATGTTGACTATTATGCTGTGCTTCAAGAGATTTTAGAACTTGAGTATCCTGTTGGTTGGCCAAAGAAAAAGTTGGTACTCTTTCAGTGTAAATG GTTCATTCCCTCATATGCCGGGAATATGGTTACATCATCATTTAAACCATTTTTCCGTGATGCTTGGGGTACATACAAGGCCATTCCGTACGATGTCAGAATGCTAATATGGGATCAGTTTAAG ACAAAGTGTACATGGCAGCCTCGTTATGAAAATGAAATCTATACCATTTTCGAAAAGAAGGTAACTTTGCGGATTAAAGAACACCTATATAATGCCAGAGATCTCAATAAGAAGCCTGAATGGTTGCGGGGTGATGTGTGGGCTAAATATTTGGTGTATTGGGACACTCCTGAATTTAAGAAGAAGAGTGAAAAAGCAAAGAAAGCCCGATCCTCTCAAAAGGGTGGCTCGTTGCACACCGGAGGTTCCATGAGTTTCATGGGCCACCGACGAAGACTG CGAAAGTTAAATGGGGGAGAGACTGTGCCTCTTTTTGAGGTTTTCGAGGAGACACATAAGAAGAAGAAGGGGGACGGTACAAGAGAAGGATGGGTCGAGCCACATGCTAAGGAGACATAT gaaGGCTTTCAAAAAGGTTTGGAAGATTGGCGTCAGACCCAGCCTGCTTTAGAGGATGGTACCTCAGTCCGACCATCGCCCACGGATATGACTTCAATATGGACACATGTGGCAGGTGGTCCAAGCAAAGGTAGAGTCTACGGGCTTGGAGTTCTGCGTTCCTCGTCTAGGCGTTCGCCGTTCTTGTCCAATGCTCCTACTTCGCAAAATATGGAAGAAATGGAAGTGATGCACAGGGAAATTGCAGAGCTGAAGAAAAAGTGTGAAACTTCTGATGCTAAGCTTGCTAAAATTGAGAAGTTTATGATGAAGCACATGCCGCAAATGTCTGATGACGACGAAGAGACCGAATCTGATGACAATTAG